In Sphingobium sp. EP60837, one genomic interval encodes:
- a CDS encoding glycosyl hydrolase gives MTTKRMMKCCLLAATALLALADTPALAGPLEEGFRVPPIEARPRFRWWWPGDAVTDEELRREVKLMADTGFAGAEIQSFSPNFITLTPDEKERVNQYAEPSFFAHVRTAGEAAKSAGLTLDYTLGSSWPSGGGFAIPPELAFTELTMARSEVKGGQVGPIKLTIPKRTRRLGALNFLDARVKDPKVADWGKRLDARARTVAVVAVKGGAPMLNPAAAGAMGMTLTPWRDVITPGTLDPSSSIVLTDKLRDDGTLDWTPPPGDWQLFLFRQYASDVGVLGAAGQGPQLILDHMNPKAFAAHVARVGDPLGNNPPGLRSTFVDSLELMQDIQWGPELLKEFKKRRGYDLTPYLPFVLQPGWMQAWNEHWSPPYFDSSSGDFAERVRTDYRRTVSDMMIEGFIQPFVAWNHSHGLKAKFQAHGGPFDVIRGYGLADIPETEDLPGEGDPLFTRLARSAAHLYGKPIVSAESLAWANRPFDVTPDEMRRRVDALIVGGVNSMILHGYNYRFHAEDWPGWHAFQPSPFAAGFSSMLNETNPVWSAMKPLGTYIGRLQSVMQAGQAVVPVAYFYGRYGYYEGIEDQGAGRLAAEKAFLAAGYDYDRINPDSIAHARVEGRQLIAQGGQRYPVLVLPPIDGIRADTAEAIAGFAKAGLPVFFIDHAPTRDEGLAQARSRDARVKKAVAAAMKAGAKVVPAAAIPDSLRTASIPANLHFSGDATGLVFVQRRIDGRTVTFVHNRGEAARAVTMTLPGVGGITRWDAMDGSMTPVSAKAVQQQTAVPLMLAAGESALLVLDPKTQAATIPSPVPVGSVTLPADGWQLRVEGHAERNPYAHDFGSVTLKDWLQVPELTQFAGTGTYRRSITVDAGWLTKGTKLVLDLGQVRDIATVTINGLSLPTMFSAPFRVDVTGLLRAGKNDLSVAVANVPQNGVINPKNPAYKKFKPVPAGWTGPVRLEASR, from the coding sequence ATGACGACCAAGCGGATGATGAAGTGCTGCCTGCTGGCGGCAACGGCTTTGCTCGCCCTGGCCGATACGCCAGCCCTGGCGGGGCCTCTGGAGGAGGGGTTTCGCGTCCCTCCGATAGAGGCCCGTCCGCGCTTTCGCTGGTGGTGGCCGGGCGACGCAGTAACGGATGAAGAGCTGCGCCGCGAGGTCAAGCTCATGGCGGACACGGGCTTTGCTGGCGCGGAGATCCAGTCATTTTCGCCGAATTTCATCACGCTGACCCCTGACGAGAAGGAGCGGGTGAACCAATATGCCGAGCCCTCCTTCTTCGCCCACGTCCGCACGGCGGGGGAGGCGGCGAAGTCGGCGGGGCTGACGCTCGATTATACGCTTGGCTCTTCGTGGCCCTCGGGCGGCGGATTTGCCATTCCGCCGGAACTGGCTTTCACCGAATTGACCATGGCCCGTTCGGAGGTGAAGGGCGGGCAGGTTGGCCCGATCAAGCTGACCATCCCCAAGCGCACGCGGCGGCTCGGCGCGCTCAACTTTCTCGACGCCCGCGTCAAGGACCCGAAAGTCGCCGACTGGGGCAAGCGTCTTGATGCGCGGGCGCGCACCGTCGCCGTGGTGGCGGTTAAGGGCGGAGCGCCCATGCTCAATCCGGCTGCGGCGGGGGCGATGGGCATGACGCTGACGCCGTGGCGCGACGTCATCACGCCCGGCACGCTCGATCCGTCGAGCAGCATCGTCCTGACCGACAAGCTGCGGGATGATGGGACATTGGATTGGACGCCGCCGCCGGGCGATTGGCAGTTATTCCTGTTCCGCCAATATGCGTCGGATGTGGGCGTCCTCGGCGCAGCGGGGCAGGGGCCGCAGCTGATCCTGGATCACATGAATCCCAAAGCCTTCGCCGCACATGTGGCGCGGGTCGGTGATCCGCTTGGTAACAACCCGCCGGGCCTGCGATCGACCTTTGTCGACAGCCTGGAATTGATGCAGGACATCCAATGGGGTCCTGAATTGCTGAAGGAATTCAAGAAAAGGCGCGGATATGATCTGACGCCCTATCTGCCCTTCGTCTTGCAGCCGGGCTGGATGCAGGCGTGGAACGAGCATTGGTCCCCGCCCTATTTCGACTCATCGAGCGGCGATTTTGCCGAACGGGTGCGTACCGACTACCGCCGCACCGTGTCGGACATGATGATTGAGGGGTTCATTCAGCCGTTCGTCGCATGGAATCACAGCCATGGCCTGAAAGCCAAATTCCAGGCCCATGGCGGCCCGTTCGACGTCATTCGCGGCTATGGCCTTGCTGACATTCCCGAGACCGAAGACCTGCCCGGCGAGGGCGATCCGTTATTCACGCGCCTCGCCCGGTCGGCAGCGCATCTTTATGGCAAGCCGATCGTGTCCGCGGAAAGCCTAGCCTGGGCAAATCGGCCGTTCGACGTGACGCCGGACGAAATGCGGCGGCGGGTCGATGCTCTGATCGTGGGCGGCGTCAACTCGATGATCCTACATGGCTATAATTACCGCTTCCATGCCGAGGATTGGCCGGGCTGGCACGCATTTCAACCCAGCCCGTTCGCAGCGGGCTTTTCCAGCATGCTGAACGAGACCAATCCGGTCTGGTCAGCCATGAAGCCGCTGGGCACCTATATCGGTCGGCTCCAGTCTGTGATGCAGGCAGGACAGGCGGTGGTGCCTGTCGCCTATTTCTACGGCCGCTACGGCTATTATGAAGGCATCGAAGACCAGGGCGCAGGCAGGCTGGCGGCCGAGAAGGCGTTTCTAGCCGCGGGCTATGATTATGACCGGATCAATCCGGACTCCATCGCCCATGCCCGTGTGGAGGGTCGGCAACTCATCGCCCAAGGCGGTCAGCGTTATCCGGTGCTCGTCCTGCCCCCGATAGACGGCATCCGCGCCGATACGGCCGAAGCCATCGCCGGTTTCGCTAAGGCCGGGCTGCCGGTCTTCTTCATCGATCACGCCCCCACGCGCGATGAAGGATTGGCGCAGGCCCGCAGTCGCGACGCCCGGGTGAAAAAGGCCGTGGCCGCCGCGATGAAGGCGGGGGCGAAAGTCGTTCCAGCAGCCGCAATCCCTGACAGCCTGCGAACAGCGTCGATCCCTGCCAATCTGCACTTCAGCGGCGATGCGACCGGCCTGGTCTTTGTCCAGCGGCGGATCGATGGCCGCACCGTCACCTTCGTCCACAACAGGGGCGAAGCTGCGCGCGCGGTCACGATGACGCTGCCAGGCGTCGGCGGCATCACGCGCTGGGATGCTATGGATGGCAGTATGACGCCTGTTTCAGCCAAGGCCGTCCAGCAGCAGACAGCGGTGCCGCTTATGCTCGCAGCTGGTGAAAGCGCATTGCTGGTGCTTGACCCCAAAACGCAGGCCGCCACTATCCCGTCACCCGTTCCCGTCGGCAGCGTAACGCTGCCCGCCGATGGGTGGCAGCTTCGCGTGGAGGGCCATGCGGAGCGAAATCCCTATGCCCATGATTTCGGCTCCGTGACGCTGAAGGATTGGCTGCAGGTTCCGGAACTGACGCAGTTCGCAGGCACTGGCACTTATCGGCGATCGATCACTGTCGATGCGGGCTGGCTGACGAAGGGCACGAAGCTTGTACTCGATCTCGGGCAGGTGCGTGACATCGCGACCGTAACGATCAATGGCCTGAGCCTTCCCACCATGTTCAGCGCCCCGTTCCGTGTCGATGTGACCGGCCTGTTGCGCGCGGGGAAGAACGACCTCAGCGTAGCAGTCGCCAATGTGCCGCAAAATGGGGTGATCAATCCCAAGAACCCGGCGTACAAGAAGTTCAAGCCGGTGCCAGCTGGATGGACGGGGCCCGTCCGATTGGAGGCCAGCCGATGA
- a CDS encoding TetR/AcrR family transcriptional regulator — protein sequence MTATKIEKAFKPKRGRPDAKQVAAIDEAILATASRMFLESGYDTVAMENIATATGVSKGTLYARYPSKEALFTKVIQDRVDKWSAVSSQEDYLLTDDIGERLYHHARTIARSFLQADVQAFKRLTLAYRDRFPELAKALYEAGYIYIVQLISRDIQEAARRDGIPVRNPDVIARLFVSTISGWEVQESSCGPVAEEDILKAARDTVDLFMAARASW from the coding sequence ATGACTGCCACGAAGATCGAAAAAGCATTTAAGCCCAAAAGAGGTCGACCGGACGCGAAACAGGTTGCCGCCATCGATGAGGCAATTCTCGCAACCGCCAGCCGCATGTTTTTAGAGTCGGGCTATGACACTGTAGCGATGGAGAATATCGCGACGGCGACGGGCGTTTCCAAAGGAACGCTTTACGCACGCTATCCATCGAAGGAGGCCTTGTTCACTAAGGTGATCCAGGATCGCGTCGATAAATGGTCGGCCGTGTCGTCGCAGGAAGATTATCTCCTCACGGACGATATCGGCGAGCGGCTGTACCATCACGCGCGCACCATCGCACGATCATTTCTGCAGGCCGACGTTCAGGCTTTCAAGCGCCTGACGCTCGCTTATCGGGACCGGTTCCCGGAACTGGCCAAGGCACTTTATGAAGCCGGCTATATCTACATCGTCCAGCTTATCAGTCGCGATATTCAGGAGGCGGCAAGGCGCGATGGGATACCGGTGCGCAATCCTGATGTCATTGCCCGCCTGTTCGTATCGACAATTTCGGGATGGGAAGTTCAGGAAAGCAGCTGCGGGCCGGTCGCCGAAGAGGATATATTGAAGGCCGCCCGCGACACAGTCGATCTTTTTATGGCCGCACGCGCAAGTTGGTGA
- a CDS encoding alpha-L-rhamnosidase-related protein, protein MTLRALMAGSLMIAAAPAAMAQSGTSQGWISHAEAGPAVRPIVLHFRRTITLSVKPRSYPVRVTADNRFILFVNGKRVAAGPSIGDISHWREESIDLAPYMKAGANVIAATVWNGVQPLKLPASATPEQISAAQGAALFTNTAPLFQQSVATGFRLIGEGEAAAASTDQPGWRVKRDQGRGFGNGWRQVKRWYYVAGNPETIDAAKADFDAAGPQEKGQGWQDAVAAPDAAKRTLVPDRLPQQLYAPAAFGKVVRTDLPAARAFPARPVTIAPNSKITLLLQRDAMLSAYPQIDVSGGKGAAIKLLWAEALYDADGRKGDRDLIEDRKPIGIWDSFIADGAKRSFAPLWWRTWRYAEITVETKDQPLVLEGLRAFETGYPFKQVGQFKSDDPQLTQIFNVGWRTARIDAHETYMDTAFWEQLQYAGDTRLQMLISYAVSGDPRLAEQAIDAYAASNVDGGLIESAWPTRGKNVIAPFALLWVGMLDDWRLRQPDPAPIVRNIGRMRQILDWFETYKRPSGLLGKNPQWNFIDWVGQAATDRSIFPSYGKADESCLMSVSWLGALQQGAAIEDAFGDKGVGQRYAERAAALKAAIRKHCWVPSRGLYADNPDGDRFSQHMNALAILYDVADRDEAGAIIDRINVPGKGIDAPEGVTAVSYYFAWYLAQALVHAGKADQYLGLLKTWRDLLGVHYTTWPEERDDAGQGGKGQSTRSDSHAWSAHPTADLLGIVAGIGPDAPGYARVKVEPALGSLKILSATAATPQGPVSVRYRLSGGTLNAEITRPANLPGDFVWKGKRYSLTRVTTKLKVPAR, encoded by the coding sequence ATGACCCTGCGTGCGCTGATGGCTGGATCGCTGATGATTGCCGCCGCGCCTGCTGCGATGGCTCAATCCGGCACGAGTCAGGGCTGGATCAGCCATGCGGAGGCTGGACCTGCCGTCCGCCCGATCGTGCTGCATTTCCGCCGCACTATCACCTTGTCTGTGAAGCCGCGCAGCTATCCGGTGCGCGTAACAGCCGACAACCGCTTCATCCTGTTCGTGAACGGTAAGCGCGTCGCCGCAGGACCGTCGATCGGCGATATCAGTCATTGGCGGGAAGAGAGCATCGACCTTGCCCCCTATATGAAGGCCGGCGCAAACGTCATTGCGGCCACTGTATGGAACGGGGTGCAGCCGCTGAAACTGCCCGCCAGCGCGACGCCGGAGCAAATATCCGCCGCGCAGGGCGCTGCCCTGTTCACCAACACGGCACCCCTTTTCCAGCAGAGCGTCGCGACCGGATTTCGCCTGATCGGCGAAGGCGAGGCGGCGGCGGCATCGACCGATCAGCCTGGCTGGCGCGTCAAGCGCGATCAGGGCCGGGGCTTCGGCAATGGCTGGCGGCAGGTCAAACGCTGGTATTATGTCGCGGGCAATCCTGAGACGATCGATGCCGCCAAAGCGGATTTCGACGCCGCCGGGCCGCAGGAAAAGGGGCAGGGCTGGCAGGATGCCGTGGCTGCGCCAGACGCGGCGAAGCGGACGCTGGTTCCCGATCGATTGCCGCAGCAGCTTTATGCGCCCGCCGCCTTTGGCAAGGTCGTGCGCACCGACTTGCCCGCCGCCAGAGCCTTTCCCGCGCGGCCAGTTACCATCGCGCCGAACAGCAAGATCACCTTGCTCCTGCAGCGCGACGCGATGCTGTCCGCCTATCCGCAAATCGACGTTTCGGGCGGCAAGGGTGCGGCGATCAAGCTGCTTTGGGCCGAAGCGCTTTACGATGCAGATGGCCGCAAAGGCGACCGCGACCTGATCGAGGATCGCAAGCCGATCGGCATATGGGATAGCTTCATAGCTGACGGCGCGAAGCGCAGTTTCGCACCCCTGTGGTGGCGGACCTGGCGCTATGCCGAAATCACGGTCGAAACCAAGGACCAGCCGTTGGTGCTGGAGGGGCTGCGCGCCTTTGAAACCGGCTATCCCTTCAAACAGGTCGGTCAGTTCAAGAGCGACGATCCGCAACTCACGCAGATTTTCAACGTAGGCTGGCGCACCGCGCGGATCGACGCCCATGAAACCTACATGGACACGGCCTTTTGGGAACAGTTGCAATATGCTGGCGACACGCGCCTGCAGATGCTGATTTCCTATGCCGTTTCCGGCGATCCCCGGCTGGCCGAGCAGGCGATCGATGCCTATGCAGCGTCCAATGTCGATGGCGGGCTGATCGAAAGCGCCTGGCCGACGCGGGGCAAGAATGTGATCGCGCCGTTTGCGCTGCTGTGGGTCGGAATGTTGGACGATTGGCGGCTGCGGCAGCCCGATCCCGCGCCGATCGTTCGTAATATCGGGCGGATGCGCCAGATACTCGATTGGTTCGAAACCTATAAGCGGCCCAGCGGATTGCTCGGCAAGAACCCTCAGTGGAATTTCATCGATTGGGTTGGGCAGGCTGCGACCGATCGCTCCATCTTCCCTTCCTATGGCAAAGCTGATGAAAGCTGTCTGATGAGCGTCAGCTGGCTGGGCGCTCTGCAGCAGGGTGCCGCGATCGAGGACGCCTTTGGTGACAAGGGCGTAGGGCAGCGCTACGCCGAACGGGCGGCGGCATTGAAAGCCGCCATTCGCAAGCATTGCTGGGTTCCCTCGCGTGGGCTCTACGCCGACAATCCCGATGGTGATCGCTTCAGCCAGCATATGAACGCCCTCGCGATCCTTTACGATGTGGCGGACCGCGACGAAGCAGGTGCCATCATCGACCGGATCAACGTGCCGGGGAAGGGCATCGACGCGCCGGAAGGGGTCACAGCTGTCAGCTATTATTTCGCCTGGTATCTCGCCCAGGCACTGGTGCATGCTGGCAAGGCCGACCAATATCTGGGCCTGCTGAAGACATGGCGCGATTTGCTGGGGGTCCACTATACGACCTGGCCAGAGGAACGCGACGATGCGGGGCAGGGCGGCAAGGGGCAATCAACCCGCTCCGACAGTCATGCGTGGAGCGCCCATCCGACTGCCGACCTGCTGGGCATCGTCGCGGGCATCGGGCCGGATGCGCCTGGCTATGCGCGGGTGAAGGTGGAGCCTGCGCTGGGATCGCTCAAGATCCTGTCGGCGACCGCCGCGACACCGCAGGGGCCGGTCAGCGTCCGCTATCGTCTGTCGGGCGGCACGCTGAACGCGGAGATCACCCGGCCTGCCAATTTGCCGGGTGACTTCGTGTGGAAGGGAAAGCGCTATTCGCTCACCCGCGTGACCACGAAATTGAAGGTCCCGGCGCGCTAG
- a CDS encoding alpha/beta hydrolase: MILRRAATALASVLLLAAAPATTAPDDLSLVNPELRPMARVILQAQRKGNSFTPPKLGALPAGVEERQAPGSRGHPAVPVYVVNAGTAAGSPRGAIYYVHGGGFIGGDARENLSSLKSMAARLNCVVVSVQYRLAPATRFPGPLEDAYAGLKWLHGNAASLGVDPARIVVLGESAGGGLAAMLTIAARDRGEVPVAYQALVYPMLDDRTGSSRPVPPHIGQLIWTAKSNRQGWQALLGREPGAASQPAGSVPARVANLKGLPPTFIEVGSIDLFAEEDIEFARRLVNAGVPTELLVVPGAFHGFQFIAPRAAVSQQFTAALDAALARALSPEKK; encoded by the coding sequence ATGATCCTCCGCCGCGCCGCGACGGCGCTCGCCTCCGTCCTCCTCCTGGCCGCAGCACCTGCTACGACGGCTCCCGACGATCTGAGTTTGGTCAATCCTGAGTTGCGGCCCATGGCGCGCGTCATATTGCAGGCGCAGCGCAAGGGGAACAGCTTCACCCCCCCTAAGCTGGGCGCGCTGCCCGCCGGCGTCGAGGAACGGCAGGCGCCGGGTTCGCGCGGGCATCCCGCCGTTCCGGTCTATGTGGTCAATGCCGGGACCGCAGCCGGATCGCCGCGCGGCGCGATCTACTACGTCCATGGGGGTGGCTTTATCGGCGGCGACGCCCGGGAAAATCTGTCTTCGCTCAAGAGCATGGCGGCGCGACTGAACTGTGTGGTTGTGTCCGTCCAATATCGCCTTGCGCCAGCCACCCGCTTTCCCGGTCCGCTGGAGGATGCTTATGCGGGGCTGAAATGGCTGCATGGCAATGCAGCGTCGCTGGGTGTCGATCCGGCACGCATAGTTGTGCTGGGCGAAAGTGCCGGAGGCGGTCTGGCCGCGATGTTGACGATCGCGGCGCGAGATCGGGGCGAGGTGCCGGTAGCCTATCAGGCGCTGGTATATCCGATGCTCGACGATCGCACGGGTTCGTCCCGCCCGGTTCCGCCTCATATCGGCCAACTGATTTGGACCGCAAAATCCAATCGCCAAGGCTGGCAGGCGCTGCTGGGGCGTGAACCCGGTGCAGCCAGTCAACCAGCAGGGTCGGTTCCGGCACGCGTCGCCAACCTTAAGGGGCTGCCGCCCACCTTTATCGAAGTGGGCTCCATCGATCTCTTCGCGGAGGAGGATATCGAATTTGCCCGCCGCCTGGTCAATGCAGGCGTGCCGACCGAGTTGCTGGTCGTTCCCGGCGCTTTCCACGGATTTCAGTTCATCGCGCCGCGTGCTGCAGTCTCGCAACAATTCACCGCGGCGCTGGACGCCGCGCTGGCTCGCGCTCTTTCGCCGGAGAAGAAATAA
- a CDS encoding glycoside hydrolase family 3 C-terminal domain-containing protein, producing the protein MKKSTSLLCLAAMGSMLTPISGQAKTSADTPERRAAETLAKMTPEEKFTLLHGPMPSILPPAKRPQGVTIGAGFIEGVERLGVPRLIESDASLGVSNLMEMRKGDVATALPSGLSLASSWDPEIARSGGVMIGSEARAKGFNVMLVGGVNLVRDPRAGRNFEYLGEDPLLGGVLVGGQIAGVQSNNIIGTIKHFALNNQETGRNVGSVEMDETPMRESDLLAFQIGIERGNPGSVMCAYNRVGGTYACENAFLLNDVLRRDWGFKGFVMSDWGAVHSTEAILAGLDQQSGEQLDGKRYFSDLLVKALQEGKVPQSAVDKAAGRVLYAIYAHGLADNPLKPGQPINYDANAEVAQRAAEQGIVLLRNEGGILPLAASAKKILVVGGNADVGVPGGGGSSQVNPVGGLKRVGKGAESGPAAGFAKRGYGGTAPLDALRAELPGAQISYLDGKDAAAAASAAKAADVVIVFAEKFATEAVDQPDLSLGEGQDALIDAVAGANAKTVVVLETGNAVLMPWRDKVPAILSAWYGGQRGGTAIARILTGKVNPSGHLPVTFPASVDHLPNPVLPGSDAPPADKETRAVYGIQAGTKPFDIRYPEGSDVGYRWFDKKGLKPLYPFGHGLSYTQFRYDGLKTTGGKALTVRFTVTNSGQRAGADVPQVYVTRPGKAKRLVGWAKPDLKPGESTEVTVTADMRVLADFDAKAQRWVLPAEEVKVEVGTSAADPVLTGTAKLNRAVRKP; encoded by the coding sequence ATGAAAAAATCGACGTCGCTCCTGTGCCTTGCTGCGATGGGCTCGATGCTGACGCCCATTTCCGGACAGGCGAAGACATCGGCGGATACACCTGAACGTCGCGCTGCTGAAACGCTCGCGAAAATGACGCCGGAAGAGAAGTTCACTCTGCTCCATGGGCCCATGCCATCGATTCTGCCGCCCGCCAAAAGGCCCCAGGGTGTGACGATCGGCGCTGGCTTCATCGAGGGCGTCGAGCGCCTCGGCGTGCCCCGGTTGATCGAGAGCGACGCGAGCCTGGGCGTTTCGAACCTCATGGAAATGCGCAAGGGCGATGTCGCTACCGCTCTGCCTTCGGGGCTCTCCCTGGCGTCGAGCTGGGACCCAGAAATCGCCCGTTCAGGCGGGGTGATGATTGGGTCGGAGGCGCGAGCCAAGGGCTTCAACGTCATGCTAGTGGGCGGCGTCAATCTCGTGCGCGATCCCCGCGCGGGCCGGAATTTCGAATATCTGGGCGAAGACCCGCTGCTCGGTGGCGTGCTGGTGGGCGGCCAGATTGCTGGCGTCCAGTCCAACAACATCATCGGCACGATCAAGCATTTCGCCCTCAACAATCAGGAAACCGGCCGCAATGTCGGCTCGGTGGAAATGGACGAGACGCCTATGCGGGAAAGCGACCTGCTCGCCTTTCAAATCGGTATCGAACGCGGCAATCCCGGTTCGGTAATGTGCGCCTATAATCGTGTTGGCGGCACCTACGCTTGCGAGAACGCGTTTCTCCTGAACGATGTGCTGCGTCGCGATTGGGGCTTCAAGGGCTTCGTGATGTCCGACTGGGGCGCGGTCCATTCGACCGAGGCGATCCTGGCCGGGCTGGACCAGCAGTCGGGCGAGCAGCTCGACGGCAAGCGCTATTTCTCCGATCTGCTCGTCAAGGCGCTGCAGGAAGGCAAGGTTCCGCAGTCTGCCGTCGATAAGGCTGCGGGGCGCGTGCTCTATGCCATCTATGCGCATGGCCTGGCCGATAATCCGCTCAAGCCGGGCCAGCCGATCAACTATGACGCCAATGCCGAGGTCGCGCAGCGCGCAGCCGAGCAGGGCATTGTCCTGCTGCGCAACGAGGGCGGCATCCTGCCCTTGGCCGCATCGGCGAAGAAGATATTGGTCGTTGGCGGCAATGCCGATGTCGGCGTGCCCGGCGGCGGCGGATCGAGCCAGGTCAACCCTGTGGGTGGCCTCAAACGCGTTGGCAAGGGTGCGGAAAGCGGTCCGGCTGCCGGGTTCGCCAAGCGCGGCTACGGCGGCACCGCGCCGCTCGACGCCTTGCGCGCCGAATTGCCTGGAGCGCAGATCAGCTATCTGGACGGCAAGGATGCAGCGGCCGCCGCATCTGCTGCCAAGGCTGCGGACGTCGTAATCGTCTTCGCGGAAAAATTTGCCACCGAAGCGGTAGATCAGCCCGATCTCTCGCTGGGCGAAGGGCAGGATGCGCTGATCGACGCGGTCGCTGGCGCAAATGCCAAGACCGTGGTGGTTCTGGAAACCGGCAATGCCGTGCTGATGCCCTGGCGGGACAAGGTGCCCGCCATCCTGTCGGCTTGGTATGGCGGCCAGCGTGGCGGGACGGCCATCGCCCGCATCCTGACTGGCAAGGTCAATCCGTCGGGCCATCTGCCGGTCACTTTCCCGGCATCGGTCGACCATTTGCCAAATCCGGTGCTGCCTGGTTCGGACGCTCCTCCGGCGGACAAGGAAACGCGTGCGGTTTACGGCATTCAGGCTGGTACGAAGCCGTTCGACATCCGCTATCCGGAAGGATCGGATGTTGGCTATCGCTGGTTCGACAAAAAGGGTTTGAAGCCGCTCTATCCCTTCGGCCATGGCCTCAGCTACACGCAGTTCCGCTATGACGGGCTGAAGACGACCGGCGGCAAGGCGCTGACCGTGCGTTTCACCGTCACCAACAGCGGCCAGCGCGCGGGTGCCGATGTGCCTCAGGTCTATGTCACGCGGCCCGGCAAGGCCAAGCGGCTTGTCGGCTGGGCCAAGCCTGACCTGAAGCCGGGCGAGAGCACAGAGGTTACGGTGACGGCGGATATGCGCGTGCTGGCTGACTTCGACGCCAAGGCGCAGCGTTGGGTGCTGCCTGCCGAGGAAGTGAAGGTCGAAGTCGGCACGTCTGCGGCCGATCCGGTCCTGACCGGCACCGCCAAGCTGAACCGCGCCGTCCGGAAGCCCTGA